From the Notolabrus celidotus isolate fNotCel1 chromosome 12, fNotCel1.pri, whole genome shotgun sequence genome, one window contains:
- the dctn3 gene encoding dynactin subunit 3 has product MEKRLDTDNLETRLQALESRLYGERRVKTGKPAKCAESLSRIQTGLTNTANKRERVKILHKKIEDLMKYLDPQFTDHISVPDAMKLEFILAEEDFLLSQAALLEQVSNLQPLLDSNYIRDVPEHATKLQRLSQIHIKEQDQTEVQSVEVKKLFEEYNKMMFLLSKQFTHWDETLRKLEEAKGIRPVE; this is encoded by the exons ATGGAGAAAAGACTGGATACAGATAACCTGGAGACGCGTCTCCAGGCGCTGGAGAGTCGACTTTacggagagaggagagtgaaaaCTGGGAAACCAGCGAAG TGTGCCGAATCTTTGTCCAGGATTCAGACGGGACTGACTAACACCGCCAACAAGAGGGAGCGAGTGAAGATCCTGCATAAGAAGA TTGAGGACCTGATGAAGTACCTGGACCCCCAGTTCACCGACCACATCAGCGTACCTGATGCCATGAAGCTGGAGTTCATCCTCGCTG aGGAGGACTTCCTGCTCTCCCAGGCTGCTTTGCTGGAGCAGGTCAGCAACTTACAGCCGCTGCTGGACAGCAACTACATCAGAG ATGTACCTGAACACGCCACCAAGCTGCAGCGCCTGTCTCAGATTCACATCAAAGAACAG gacCAAACTGAAGTCCAGTCCGTGGAGGTGAAGAAGCTTTTTGAGGAGTACAACAAAATG ATGTTCCTGCTGTCCAAGCAGTTCACCCATTGGGACGAGACCCTGAGGAAGCTGGAGGAGGCCAAAGGCATCCGGCCTGTGGAGTAG